A window of Raineyella sp. W15-4 contains these coding sequences:
- the pknB gene encoding Stk1 family PASTA domain-containing Ser/Thr kinase gives MDTQPTILGGRYQLGPTLGRGGMAEVNRARDLRLQRDVAIKRLRIDLASDPTFQARFRREAHSAAGLNHPNIVAVYDTDEERDPVSGQVVPYIVMELVEGRTLRQVMNSGEAFTSERALEITQGVLDALGYSHRAGIVHRDIKPGNVMLTDAGGQVKVMDFGIARAVADTQATMTQTAAVIGTAQYLSPEQARGEKVGFRSDLYSTGCLLFELLTGRPPFVGDSPVSVAYQHVREHASAPSTIVPTISPDIDALVLKALEKDPDRRYQTAREFHDDIARVLAGQHPLALAGAATAATAAMTATAVGGLAPVEAAVPTRAMETVPPGEEAALSTSPQRALVDPEAAAADDTARRHRRRNIWIVVAVVLVALLAGGGIWAANGGLTPKQSVPNVVGKTQVVAEELLKAQGLTSKVDVTEGPAGATVGTVTAQDPPGGSKLAQGGLVTLTVNGGPATTAIPDGLVGQQLTKVQAQLKSAGFTNVTTVAADSSRPSGEVLSVDPASGTKVVPDTQITVTYASGKVTMPDWSGFNRQAVMSDAAGLGLTNVTFTEQTSNASVGTVISQSPSAGSKVSRDAAVTVVLAKAPQPTAPPTTTSSSPASPSATTTASPASDSSGNGNGRNKNNG, from the coding sequence ATGGACACCCAACCCACGATCCTCGGTGGCCGCTACCAGCTCGGCCCGACGCTGGGACGCGGCGGCATGGCGGAGGTCAACCGGGCCCGCGACCTGCGACTGCAGCGTGACGTGGCGATCAAGCGGCTGCGGATCGACCTCGCCTCCGACCCGACGTTCCAGGCCCGGTTCCGCCGCGAGGCGCACTCGGCGGCCGGCCTCAACCACCCCAACATCGTCGCCGTCTACGACACCGACGAGGAGCGCGATCCGGTCTCCGGCCAGGTCGTGCCCTACATCGTGATGGAGCTGGTCGAGGGCCGTACGCTGCGCCAGGTGATGAACTCCGGTGAGGCGTTCACCTCGGAACGGGCCCTGGAGATCACCCAGGGCGTGCTCGACGCGCTGGGCTACTCCCATCGCGCCGGGATCGTGCACCGTGACATCAAGCCGGGCAACGTCATGCTGACCGATGCCGGCGGCCAGGTGAAGGTGATGGACTTCGGTATCGCCCGCGCTGTCGCCGACACCCAGGCGACGATGACCCAGACCGCCGCAGTGATCGGCACCGCCCAGTACCTCTCCCCCGAGCAGGCCCGCGGCGAGAAGGTCGGCTTCCGGTCCGACCTCTACTCCACCGGCTGCCTGCTCTTCGAGCTGCTCACCGGCCGGCCGCCGTTCGTCGGGGACTCGCCGGTCTCGGTCGCCTACCAGCACGTCCGCGAGCACGCCTCCGCCCCCTCCACGATCGTACCGACGATCAGCCCCGACATCGACGCGCTGGTGCTGAAGGCGCTGGAGAAGGACCCCGACCGGCGTTACCAGACCGCCCGGGAGTTCCACGACGACATCGCCCGGGTGCTGGCCGGGCAGCACCCGCTCGCGCTGGCCGGTGCCGCGACCGCGGCGACCGCCGCGATGACCGCCACCGCGGTCGGCGGCCTGGCGCCGGTGGAGGCCGCGGTGCCCACCCGGGCGATGGAGACCGTGCCGCCGGGTGAGGAGGCGGCGCTGTCCACCAGCCCGCAGCGGGCCCTGGTCGACCCCGAGGCCGCCGCGGCGGACGACACCGCCCGGCGGCACCGCCGCCGGAACATCTGGATCGTGGTGGCGGTGGTGCTCGTCGCGCTGCTCGCCGGCGGCGGCATCTGGGCCGCGAACGGCGGCCTGACGCCGAAGCAGTCCGTCCCGAACGTGGTGGGCAAGACCCAGGTGGTGGCGGAGGAACTGCTCAAGGCCCAGGGCCTGACCTCCAAGGTCGATGTCACCGAGGGGCCGGCCGGCGCCACCGTCGGCACCGTCACCGCCCAGGACCCGCCCGGCGGCAGCAAGCTGGCCCAGGGCGGCCTGGTCACCCTGACCGTCAACGGCGGCCCGGCGACCACGGCGATCCCCGACGGGCTGGTCGGCCAACAGCTGACCAAGGTCCAGGCCCAGCTCAAGTCCGCCGGGTTCACCAACGTCACCACGGTCGCCGCCGACTCCTCCCGGCCCTCCGGCGAGGTGCTCAGCGTCGACCCGGCGTCCGGTACGAAGGTGGTGCCGGACACCCAGATCACCGTGACGTACGCCTCGGGAAAGGTGACGATGCCCGACTGGTCGGGGTTCAACCGGCAGGCCGTGATGTCCGACGCGGCCGGGCTCGGCCTGACCAACGTCACCTTCACCGAGCAGACGTCCAACGCCTCGGTGGGCACCGTGATCTCCCAGAGCCCCTCCGCGGGCAGCAAGGTCTCCCGGGACGCTGCGGTCACCGTGGTGCTCGCCAAGGCCCCCCAGCCGACCGCGCCGCCGACCACCACCTCGTCGTCGCCGGCGTCCCCTTCGGCGACGACGACGGCCAGCCCGGCCAGCGACAGCTCCGGCAACGGCAACGGCCGGAACAAGAACAATGGCTGA
- a CDS encoding aminodeoxychorismate/anthranilate synthase component II yields the protein MADPAGVRILVVDNYDSFVYNIVQYLARIGATVTVWRNDDPRLEAAGWADPFDGILLSPGPGTPAAAGRCIPIIREQAGRTPIFGVCLGMQAIGEAYGATVDRAPELRHGKTSPIHHGGAGCLAGLPDPFTATRYHSLAVLPQTVPDVLEVTATTADGVVMALRHRELAVEGTQFHPESVLSEGGYRIFANWLAVCGDADAPERAAGLTPLVDLA from the coding sequence ATGGCTGACCCGGCCGGCGTCCGGATCCTCGTCGTCGACAACTACGACTCGTTCGTCTACAACATCGTCCAGTACCTCGCCCGGATCGGTGCCACCGTGACGGTGTGGCGCAACGACGACCCGCGCCTCGAGGCCGCCGGCTGGGCCGACCCCTTCGACGGGATCCTGCTCTCGCCCGGCCCCGGCACGCCGGCCGCCGCCGGCCGCTGCATCCCGATCATCCGGGAGCAGGCGGGCCGGACGCCGATCTTCGGCGTCTGCCTGGGCATGCAGGCGATCGGCGAGGCGTACGGCGCCACCGTCGACCGGGCCCCCGAGCTGCGCCACGGTAAGACCTCACCGATCCACCACGGTGGCGCCGGCTGCCTGGCCGGGCTGCCGGACCCGTTCACCGCGACCCGCTACCACTCCCTGGCCGTGCTGCCGCAGACCGTCCCGGACGTCCTCGAGGTCACCGCGACCACCGCCGACGGGGTGGTGATGGCGCTGCGGCACCGCGAACTCGCCGTGGAGGGCACCCAGTTCCACCCGGAATCGGTGCTCAGCGAGGGCGGCTACCGGATCTTCGCCAACTGGCTGGCGGTCTGCGGTGACGCCGATGCCCCGGAACGGGCGGCCGGGCTGACCCCGCTGGTCGACCTGGCCTGA
- a CDS encoding DUF881 domain-containing protein, whose protein sequence is MTEPTLLDTARTGARRLRALLTHRGDGADRPRRTVRMAAAGAATVAICVLAGYLIGLSAALARGTDLRGGRNTDLISMVRAGSQRNAVLAQQVSSTRAEVDRLSSRAGTGVDPGRLSDAAQAAQTVPLTGPGVTVVLDDAPASVAPPGLDPDLLVVHQQDIQAFVNALWEGGAEGMMIQGQRVISTTGIKCVGNTVVLQGIPYAPPYRIQAIGDPAMLEAALSSSTYVHNYQDYVAAYGLGYQERREDALHLPAYTGGTELSYATAIGSPSATASPR, encoded by the coding sequence CGGACCGGCCGCGGCGTACGGTCCGGATGGCCGCCGCCGGCGCCGCGACGGTGGCCATCTGCGTGCTGGCCGGCTACCTGATCGGCCTGAGCGCCGCACTCGCCCGGGGCACCGACCTGCGCGGTGGGCGCAACACCGACCTGATCTCGATGGTGCGGGCCGGCTCGCAGCGCAATGCGGTGCTCGCCCAGCAGGTCTCCAGCACCCGGGCCGAGGTCGACCGGCTCAGCAGTCGTGCCGGCACCGGCGTGGACCCCGGCCGGCTCTCCGACGCCGCGCAGGCCGCCCAGACCGTGCCGCTGACCGGACCGGGGGTGACTGTGGTGCTCGACGATGCCCCGGCCTCGGTGGCCCCGCCCGGGCTCGACCCCGACCTGCTGGTGGTGCACCAACAGGACATCCAGGCCTTCGTGAACGCCCTCTGGGAGGGCGGCGCCGAGGGGATGATGATCCAGGGCCAGCGGGTGATCTCCACCACCGGCATCAAGTGCGTCGGCAACACTGTGGTGCTCCAGGGCATCCCGTACGCCCCGCCGTACCGGATCCAGGCGATCGGCGACCCGGCGATGCTGGAGGCGGCGCTGTCGTCCTCGACGTACGTCCATAACTACCAGGACTACGTCGCGGCGTACGGGCTGGGATACCAGGAGCGGCGCGAGGACGCCCTGCACCTGCCCGCCTACACCGGTGGCACCGAGCTGTCCTATGCCACGGCGATCGGCTCGCCGAGCGCCACCGCCTCGCCGCGCTAG